In one Mucilaginibacter ginsenosidivorax genomic region, the following are encoded:
- a CDS encoding ABC transporter permease, giving the protein MFKNFIKIAWRNLLRNKSFSLINISGLAIGMASAALIMFWIQNELSYDQFHQNRDRLYQAYNRAVFDGKLWCWGTTPKIMSKTLKQDYSAVEQSCRTTSANFLFTLGDKHLNLNGDFTDPDFLTMFSFPLVAGNPKTALNTINSIVITQKLAKKLFGEQDAMGKVVRIDSVDHFTVTGVMKDLPNNTRFDFEYLMPWSYLKKTGGDDEYWGNNSVQTWVLTKPNVTEAQLNKQVLNITKSHSDQKDQEVFMHPAAKWHLYSKFENGKITGGKIESVRLFAVIAAFILLIACINFMNLSTARSEKRAREVGIMKAIGAKKGSIITQFLGESILIAFIAGIIAIVIVQISMSGFNQLTDKQLFVPYASVYFWLTGLGFVLFTGVIAGSYPAFFLSSFKPVSVLKGTFKKVDAVISPRKILVVVQFTFAIVLIICTILIRDQMQYAQNRDLGYKKDNLVYTMMSGSIDKNFKMIRNELVSSGAAVSVTKTNSPVTQRWSDSWGFDWKGKDQSQKIDFIMYNTDGDFVKTMGLKIAAGRDIDVNTYPTDSTAILLNEAAVKVTGFKDPIGQIIKRDNHNLVVVGVIKDFIIESPYQPVKAMIIQGPKSWFNVVHYKLNPNNTTAENLKRAEAVFKKYNPEYPFEYHFVDDEYAKKFNDEQKVGTLASLFAGLTIFISCLGLFGLAAYMAQNRQKEISVRKVLGASVSNLTGMLSKEFLMLVLISFVIASPIAWWGMHKWLETYTYRITIQVWVFVMAGLVTVIVALATVSFQSIKAALANPINSLRNE; this is encoded by the coding sequence ATGTTTAAAAATTTTATAAAAATAGCCTGGCGCAATTTGCTGCGTAACAAATCATTTTCATTAATCAACATATCGGGCCTGGCTATAGGTATGGCCAGCGCGGCGCTTATCATGTTCTGGATCCAGAATGAGCTGAGTTACGATCAGTTTCATCAAAACCGCGATAGGTTGTACCAGGCCTATAACCGTGCTGTATTTGATGGCAAACTGTGGTGCTGGGGAACCACACCCAAGATTATGTCGAAAACTTTAAAGCAGGATTATTCTGCTGTTGAACAAAGCTGCCGCACAACATCGGCCAATTTCTTGTTTACCCTTGGCGATAAACACCTGAACCTTAATGGTGATTTTACCGATCCTGATTTTTTGACCATGTTCAGCTTTCCGCTGGTAGCGGGCAATCCCAAAACAGCGCTTAATACCATTAACTCCATAGTTATTACGCAAAAACTGGCAAAAAAACTATTTGGCGAACAAGACGCCATGGGGAAAGTAGTACGTATTGACAGCGTTGATCATTTTACGGTAACAGGGGTAATGAAAGATTTGCCCAACAACACACGTTTTGATTTTGAATACCTGATGCCCTGGAGCTACCTGAAAAAAACAGGGGGCGATGATGAGTACTGGGGCAATAATTCGGTACAAACCTGGGTGCTTACCAAACCCAATGTAACCGAAGCGCAGCTGAATAAGCAAGTGCTCAATATCACCAAATCGCACTCCGACCAAAAAGACCAGGAAGTGTTTATGCATCCCGCCGCCAAGTGGCATTTATATTCCAAATTTGAAAACGGTAAAATAACCGGCGGTAAAATTGAATCGGTAAGGTTGTTTGCTGTTATAGCAGCATTTATTTTATTAATAGCCTGTATCAATTTCATGAACTTAAGCACAGCCCGGAGCGAAAAACGCGCCCGCGAAGTTGGTATCATGAAAGCGATAGGCGCAAAAAAAGGCTCGATTATAACACAATTTTTAGGCGAAAGTATCCTGATAGCATTTATTGCAGGTATAATAGCCATTGTTATTGTGCAAATCAGCATGTCGGGCTTTAACCAGTTAACCGATAAGCAGTTGTTTGTGCCCTACGCAAGCGTTTATTTCTGGCTGACGGGCTTAGGTTTTGTTTTGTTTACCGGCGTAATAGCGGGTAGTTACCCGGCTTTCTTCCTGTCGTCATTTAAGCCTGTTAGCGTGTTGAAAGGAACATTTAAAAAGGTGGACGCCGTAATTAGTCCCCGCAAAATATTGGTGGTGGTTCAGTTCACTTTCGCCATTGTGCTTATCATCTGTACCATCCTCATCCGCGACCAGATGCAATACGCGCAAAACCGGGACCTTGGCTACAAAAAGGACAACCTGGTGTACACCATGATGTCGGGCAGTATCGATAAAAACTTTAAAATGATCCGTAACGAGCTGGTAAGCAGCGGGGCGGCAGTATCGGTTACCAAAACCAATTCGCCGGTTACCCAACGCTGGAGTGACAGCTGGGGTTTCGACTGGAAGGGGAAAGATCAAAGCCAGAAGATAGATTTTATCATGTACAATACCGATGGCGACTTTGTAAAAACAATGGGTTTAAAAATAGCCGCCGGCAGGGATATCGATGTAAATACTTATCCTACAGATTCGACCGCTATTTTGCTTAACGAGGCCGCAGTAAAGGTGACCGGGTTTAAAGACCCGATAGGGCAGATCATCAAAAGGGATAACCACAATTTGGTGGTGGTGGGCGTTATTAAAGATTTTATCATCGAATCGCCATATCAGCCTGTTAAAGCCATGATTATCCAGGGGCCAAAATCATGGTTCAACGTGGTTCATTATAAGCTTAACCCCAATAATACTACCGCCGAAAACCTGAAACGCGCGGAAGCTGTGTTTAAAAAATATAACCCCGAGTACCCGTTTGAATATCATTTTGTTGACGATGAATACGCTAAAAAGTTTAACGACGAGCAAAAAGTGGGCACTTTGGCCAGCCTGTTTGCCGGGCTAACCATATTTATATCATGCCTCGGCTTATTTGGCCTTGCCGCTTACATGGCACAAAACCGGCAAAAAGAAATTAGTGTACGTAAGGTACTTGGCGCATCTGTATCAAACCTTACCGGTATGTTATCAAAAGAGTTTTTAATGCTTGTGCTTATCTCCTTCGTTATAGCGTCGCCAATTGCCTGGTGGGGCATGCACAAATGGCTGGAAACCTATACTTACCGCATCACTATCCAGGTTTGGGTATTTGTAATGGCAGGCCTGGTAACCGTAATAGTTGCACTGGCAACCGTCAGTTTCCAATCTATCAAAGCCGCATTAGCCAACCCTATTAACAGCTTGCGGAACGAATAA
- a CDS encoding ABC transporter permease, producing the protein MIRNYIKTAIRSLTKNKAYSFLNIFGLSIGIACAALIFLWVEDEVNFDNVYTKKDNLYIVRENQKYDTYVFTESSTPGLMGPAMKAEIPGVANTCRTSEGTTSLLFSKGDKSVFADGKYVEPSFFSMFSTSFVQGNPASAFNDLHSIVITEKAAIKFFGNTKTALGQYIKVDNKQDYVVTGVVKNLPANASIQFEWLMPFKIYFDQSPWLTNWGNQSLSTYVELKPGASASQVDKILYNYIIKRSPRSLGHAFLFGMNQWHLYDDFKDGRQTGGGQIEYVHLFTVIAWIILFIACINFMNLATARSEKRAREVGVRKVLGAGKNSLALQFIAEAVFMSLIAAVVAVVIVYAALPAFNTLVQKQLVTGFSKPVHIAGLLLITLICGLVAGSYPSLYLSSFSPVSVLKGVKIKDSGAALIRKGLVVMQFTASIVLIISTVIIYQQIQHIKSRQLGFNKNNLIEIGLQGDLSKNFDAVKQDLLSSGNVDNVALSDHAIIYGGNNTSGLTWDGKPPGSQVLISQRYVTPGFFETAGMNLVEGRNLTVADTGRPLRMVITNSLAKLMGKGSAIGKRVHGEGDTTSATVVGVVNDYVYGNMYGKPDPVMFFSTDPKNTTVMYARIAQHKPIETSLNIIRDVLKKNNPAYPFDYRFVDDQFNQMFLNEMLISKLSRVFATLAIIISCLGLFGLAAYTAERRTKEIGIRKVLGASVLSVASLLSLDFLKLVALSCCVAFPAAYWVMQNWLKGYQYHIGISLWVFAAAGVAAVIIAVVTVSFQSIKAAIANPVDSLKNE; encoded by the coding sequence ATGATCAGGAACTACATTAAAACCGCCATTCGTAGCCTTACGAAAAATAAGGCTTATAGCTTTTTAAATATTTTTGGCTTATCAATTGGTATAGCCTGTGCGGCACTGATATTTTTATGGGTTGAAGATGAAGTGAATTTTGACAACGTATACACCAAAAAAGATAACCTGTACATCGTTCGCGAGAATCAAAAATACGATACCTATGTATTTACAGAAAGTTCGACACCTGGTTTAATGGGGCCGGCTATGAAGGCCGAGATTCCGGGTGTAGCCAATACCTGCCGCACAAGCGAGGGTACCACCTCTTTATTGTTTTCAAAAGGCGACAAATCTGTTTTTGCCGATGGTAAATATGTGGAGCCATCGTTTTTCAGCATGTTCAGCACTTCGTTTGTACAGGGAAATCCGGCTTCGGCCTTTAACGATCTGCATTCGATCGTAATAACAGAGAAGGCTGCCATTAAATTTTTTGGAAACACTAAAACCGCGCTTGGCCAGTACATCAAAGTTGATAATAAACAGGATTATGTAGTAACCGGTGTGGTAAAAAATTTACCGGCAAATGCTTCCATCCAATTTGAGTGGCTAATGCCGTTTAAAATATATTTTGATCAAAGTCCCTGGCTTACCAATTGGGGCAACCAATCGTTATCAACTTATGTGGAGTTGAAACCGGGAGCCAGCGCCAGCCAGGTTGATAAAATATTATACAACTACATTATAAAACGATCGCCCAGGTCTTTAGGACACGCGTTCCTGTTTGGCATGAACCAGTGGCACCTTTACGACGACTTTAAAGATGGCAGGCAAACCGGCGGCGGCCAGATAGAGTACGTGCATTTGTTTACCGTTATAGCCTGGATAATACTCTTCATCGCCTGTATCAACTTCATGAACCTGGCTACTGCCCGCAGCGAAAAACGTGCACGCGAAGTAGGCGTTAGGAAAGTATTGGGCGCAGGCAAAAATTCGCTTGCGTTACAGTTTATCGCCGAAGCTGTTTTTATGTCGTTAATAGCGGCTGTGGTAGCTGTGGTTATAGTTTACGCGGCATTGCCGGCATTTAATACGCTGGTGCAAAAGCAACTGGTAACCGGTTTTAGTAAGCCGGTACATATTGCCGGATTGCTGCTTATAACGCTTATCTGCGGTTTGGTTGCGGGCAGCTATCCATCCTTGTACTTATCATCATTTAGCCCGGTATCGGTTTTAAAAGGCGTTAAGATAAAAGATAGCGGCGCGGCGCTGATTCGTAAAGGGCTTGTGGTGATGCAATTTACCGCATCCATAGTGCTCATCATCAGTACCGTTATTATTTACCAGCAAATACAACATATTAAAAGCAGGCAATTGGGGTTTAATAAAAACAACCTTATTGAAATTGGCCTGCAAGGCGACTTAAGTAAAAACTTTGACGCCGTAAAACAGGATTTGTTAAGCTCGGGTAATGTTGACAATGTTGCCCTTAGCGATCACGCTATTATTTACGGCGGCAACAACACTTCCGGGCTCACCTGGGATGGAAAGCCGCCCGGCTCGCAGGTGCTGATATCGCAACGCTACGTTACCCCTGGTTTTTTTGAAACGGCGGGCATGAACCTGGTAGAAGGCCGCAACCTCACTGTTGCCGATACCGGGCGCCCTTTACGCATGGTAATTACTAATTCGCTTGCCAAATTAATGGGTAAGGGCAGCGCCATAGGCAAAAGGGTACATGGCGAGGGCGATACTACCTCGGCCACAGTGGTGGGTGTGGTTAATGATTATGTATACGGCAATATGTATGGCAAGCCAGACCCGGTTATGTTTTTTAGCACCGACCCCAAAAATACAACGGTAATGTACGCGCGGATTGCCCAGCATAAACCAATTGAAACATCCCTGAATATTATTCGCGATGTGCTGAAGAAAAATAACCCGGCTTATCCCTTTGATTACCGTTTTGTAGACGATCAGTTTAACCAGATGTTTTTAAACGAGATGCTGATCAGTAAACTATCAAGGGTATTTGCTACGTTGGCCATCATCATTTCCTGCCTGGGCCTGTTCGGCCTGGCTGCCTATACTGCCGAGCGGCGCACAAAAGAAATAGGCATCCGAAAGGTTTTGGGTGCAAGTGTATTAAGTGTTGCAAGCCTGCTATCTCTTGATTTTCTGAAGCTGGTGGCGTTATCCTGTTGTGTAGCTTTCCCGGCTGCTTATTGGGTTATGCAAAACTGGCTTAAAGGTTACCAGTACCACATCGGCATAAGCCTGTGGGTATTTGCAGCGGCAGGTGTAGCGGCAGTTATTATTGCTGTGGTAACAGTAAGTTTTCAATCTATCAAAGCAGCGATTGCAAACCCGGTTGATAGCCTGAAGAATGAGTGA